From Pseudomonas putida, one genomic window encodes:
- the ispD gene encoding 2-C-methyl-D-erythritol 4-phosphate cytidylyltransferase — MIETLPAFWAVIPAAGVGARMAADRPKQYLQLGGQTVLEHSLDCFLGHPTLKGVVVSIAADDPYWPGLRCASDPRIQRAPGGRERADSVLNALLLLHAQGAPDTDWVLVHDAARPNLARTDLDRLLSQLADDPVGGLLAVPARDTLKRADVDGRVSATVDRSTIWQAFTPQMFRLGALHRALAECLVSDVVVTDEASAIEWSGQAPRLVEGRSDNIKVTRPEDLEWLRQRWAGRR; from the coding sequence ATGATCGAAACCCTACCGGCCTTCTGGGCCGTGATTCCTGCTGCGGGTGTAGGTGCCCGCATGGCTGCCGACCGCCCGAAGCAGTATTTGCAATTGGGCGGGCAGACCGTTCTCGAGCATAGCCTCGACTGTTTTCTTGGCCATCCGACGCTCAAGGGCGTGGTGGTCAGCATTGCTGCAGATGATCCTTACTGGCCTGGCTTGCGCTGCGCCAGCGATCCTCGCATCCAGCGTGCGCCAGGTGGGCGTGAGCGTGCCGACTCGGTGCTCAACGCGTTGTTGCTGTTGCATGCCCAAGGTGCGCCGGACACTGACTGGGTGCTGGTGCACGATGCGGCGCGGCCAAACCTGGCACGCACCGATCTCGACCGTCTGCTGTCGCAGTTGGCGGATGACCCTGTTGGCGGGCTGCTGGCGGTGCCTGCGCGTGACACGCTAAAGCGCGCCGATGTCGATGGCCGGGTCAGTGCGACCGTGGATCGCAGTACCATCTGGCAGGCCTTCACGCCTCAGATGTTCCGTCTTGGTGCTTTGCACCGAGCGTTGGCCGAGTGCCTGGTGTCCGATGTGGTGGTCACCGATGAAGCTTCGGCCATCGAGTGGTCCGGCCAGGCGCCGCGGCTGGTCGAGGGGCGCAGCGACAACATCAAGGTGACCCGCCCGGAAGACCTGGAGTGGCTCCGCCAGCGGTGGGCGGGGCGGCGTTGA
- the ftsB gene encoding cell division protein FtsB: MRSPYWLFLVLLLLLGGLQYRLWVGNGSLAQVAELKQQIDEQHAENERLLERNRVLYAEVLELKKGMETVEERARHELGMVKEGETLFQLPQK; the protein is encoded by the coding sequence ATGCGCAGTCCCTATTGGTTGTTCCTTGTCCTGCTCCTGCTGCTTGGTGGCCTGCAGTACCGCCTGTGGGTGGGTAACGGCAGCCTGGCGCAAGTGGCTGAGCTCAAGCAGCAGATCGACGAGCAGCATGCCGAAAACGAGCGGCTGCTGGAGCGTAATCGCGTGCTCTATGCCGAGGTCCTGGAATTGAAAAAAGGTATGGAGACCGTTGAAGAACGGGCTCGTCACGAACTGGGGATGGTCAAAGAGGGTGAAACCCTCTTCCAGCTGCCGCAAAAATGA
- the eno gene encoding phosphopyruvate hydratase → MAKIVDIKGREVLDSRGNPTVEADVLLDNGIIGSACAPSGASTGSREALELRDGDKSRYMGKGVLKAVGNINGPIRDLLLGKDPSDQKALDRAMIELDGTENKAKLGANAILAVSLAAAKAAAQDQDLPLYAHIANLNGTPGQYSMPVPMMNIINGGEHADNNVDIQEFMVQPVGAKTFSDGLRMGTEIFHHLKAVLKARGLNTAVGDEGGFAPNLASNEDALGAIAEAVEKAGYKLGTDVTLALDCAASEFYEDGKYNLSGEGKSFDAEGFADYLKGLTERFPIISIEDGLDESDWAGWKILTDKIGEKVQLVGDDLFVTNTKILKEGIEKGIGNSILIKFNQIGSLTETLEAIQMAKAAGYTAVISHRSGETEDSTIADLAVGTAAGQIKTGSLCRSDRVSKYNQLLRIEEQLGAKAVYRGRAEFRG, encoded by the coding sequence ATGGCAAAAATCGTCGACATCAAAGGTCGTGAAGTTCTCGATTCGCGTGGCAACCCCACCGTGGAAGCCGATGTACTGCTCGACAACGGCATCATCGGCAGCGCTTGCGCGCCGTCCGGTGCTTCCACCGGCTCGCGCGAAGCGCTGGAGCTGCGTGATGGCGACAAGAGCCGTTACATGGGCAAGGGCGTGCTGAAAGCCGTTGGCAACATCAACGGCCCGATCCGTGACCTGCTGCTGGGCAAGGACCCTTCCGACCAGAAGGCCCTGGACCGCGCCATGATCGAACTGGACGGTACCGAGAACAAGGCCAAGCTGGGCGCCAACGCCATCCTGGCGGTTTCCCTGGCTGCCGCGAAAGCTGCTGCCCAGGACCAGGACCTGCCGCTGTACGCGCACATCGCCAACCTGAACGGCACCCCAGGTCAGTACTCGATGCCGGTTCCGATGATGAACATCATCAACGGTGGCGAGCACGCCGACAACAACGTCGACATCCAGGAGTTCATGGTGCAGCCGGTTGGCGCCAAGACCTTCTCTGATGGCCTGCGCATGGGCACCGAGATCTTCCATCACCTCAAGGCTGTGCTCAAGGCCCGTGGCCTGAACACTGCAGTGGGTGACGAAGGTGGCTTCGCGCCGAACCTGGCTTCCAACGAAGACGCCCTGGGCGCTATCGCTGAAGCCGTGGAAAAAGCCGGTTACAAGCTGGGCACCGACGTGACCCTGGCCCTCGACTGCGCGGCCTCCGAATTCTACGAAGACGGCAAGTACAACCTGTCTGGCGAAGGCAAGTCGTTCGACGCCGAAGGCTTTGCCGATTACCTGAAAGGCCTCACCGAGCGCTTCCCGATCATCTCGATCGAAGACGGCCTGGATGAGTCCGATTGGGCGGGCTGGAAGATTCTCACCGACAAGATCGGCGAGAAGGTCCAGCTTGTCGGTGACGACCTGTTCGTGACCAACACCAAGATCCTCAAGGAAGGCATCGAGAAGGGCATCGGTAACTCGATCCTGATCAAGTTCAACCAGATCGGCTCGCTGACCGAAACCCTGGAAGCCATCCAGATGGCCAAGGCCGCTGGCTACACCGCCGTGATCTCGCACCGCTCCGGTGAAACCGAAGACTCGACCATTGCCGACCTGGCTGTGGGTACCGCCGCTGGCCAGATCAAGACTGGCTCGCTGTGCCGTTCCGACCGCGTCTCCAAGTACAACCAGCTGCTGCGCATCGAAGAACAACTGGGCGCCAAAGCGGTTTACCGCGGTCGCGCCGAGTTTCGCGGCTAA
- a CDS encoding CTP synthase, translating into MTRYIFVTGGVVSSLGKGIASASLAAILEARGLKVTMLKLDPYINVDPGTMSPFQHGEVFVTHDGAETDLDLGHYERFIRTTMTQNNNFTTGRIYEHVLRKERRGDYLGATIQVIPHITDEIKRRIIKGAGDADVALVEIGGTVGDIESQPFLEAIRQLRFEVGAKRAMLMHLTLVPYIATAGETKTKPTQHSVKELRSIGLQPDVLVCRSDHPIDSSSRRKIAQFTNVEERAVIALEDADTIYKIPGILHAQGLDDFVVERFGLQCSSADLSEWDKVVDAKLNPEHEVTIAMVGKYMELLDAYKSLIEAMSHAGITNRTKVNLRYIDSEDIENQGTSLLEGADAILVPGGFGLRGVEGKITAVQYARENKVPYLGICLGMQVAVIEFARNVMGWQDANSTEFDRNSGHPVVGLITEWADATGAVETRTEASDLGGTMRLGAQDCQLAAGSKVHDCYGKDVITERHRHRYEVNNNLLPQLVDAGLVVSGRSEDGALVEVVESKDHPWFVACQFHPEFTSTPRDGHPLFSGFVKAALAQKNKA; encoded by the coding sequence ATGACGCGCTACATATTCGTCACGGGCGGTGTTGTTTCTTCATTGGGGAAAGGCATTGCCTCGGCTTCCCTGGCGGCCATCCTGGAAGCGCGGGGGCTAAAGGTCACCATGCTCAAGCTGGATCCGTACATCAACGTCGATCCTGGCACCATGAGTCCGTTCCAGCACGGTGAAGTATTCGTCACCCACGACGGCGCCGAGACCGACCTCGACCTGGGCCACTACGAGCGGTTCATCCGCACGACCATGACCCAGAACAACAACTTCACCACCGGCCGCATCTACGAGCACGTGCTGCGCAAAGAGCGTCGTGGTGATTACCTTGGCGCGACCATCCAGGTCATCCCGCATATCACCGACGAGATCAAGCGCCGCATCATCAAGGGCGCCGGCGATGCCGACGTGGCCCTGGTGGAAATCGGTGGCACCGTGGGCGACATCGAGTCGCAACCGTTCCTCGAGGCGATCCGCCAGTTGCGCTTCGAAGTCGGCGCCAAGCGCGCGATGCTGATGCACCTGACGCTGGTGCCGTACATCGCCACCGCTGGTGAGACCAAGACCAAGCCGACTCAGCACTCGGTCAAGGAGCTGCGCTCCATCGGCCTGCAGCCTGATGTACTGGTCTGCCGCTCCGACCACCCGATCGACAGCTCGTCGCGCCGCAAGATCGCCCAGTTCACCAACGTTGAAGAGCGTGCGGTGATTGCCCTTGAAGACGCCGACACCATCTACAAGATCCCAGGCATTCTGCATGCCCAGGGCCTGGATGATTTCGTCGTCGAGCGCTTCGGCCTGCAGTGCAGCAGCGCCGACCTGTCCGAGTGGGACAAGGTGGTCGACGCCAAGCTCAACCCTGAGCACGAAGTGACCATCGCCATGGTCGGCAAATACATGGAGCTGCTGGACGCGTACAAGTCGCTGATCGAAGCGATGAGCCACGCCGGCATCACCAACCGCACCAAGGTCAACCTGCGCTACATCGATTCCGAAGATATCGAGAACCAGGGCACCAGCCTGCTCGAAGGCGCAGACGCCATCCTGGTACCGGGCGGTTTCGGCCTGCGTGGCGTGGAAGGCAAGATCACCGCGGTGCAGTATGCCCGTGAGAACAAGGTGCCGTACCTGGGTATCTGCCTGGGCATGCAGGTTGCCGTGATCGAGTTCGCCCGTAACGTGATGGGCTGGCAAGACGCCAACTCCACCGAGTTCGATCGCAACAGCGGCCACCCGGTCGTTGGCTTGATCACCGAGTGGGCCGATGCCACCGGCGCCGTCGAGACCCGTACCGAAGCCTCCGACCTGGGTGGCACCATGCGCCTGGGCGCGCAGGATTGCCAACTGGCAGCCGGCTCCAAGGTACATGACTGCTATGGCAAGGACGTGATCACCGAGCGCCATCGCCACCGTTACGAAGTGAACAACAACCTGCTGCCGCAACTGGTCGATGCCGGCCTGGTGGTCTCGGGTCGTTCCGAAGACGGTGCGCTGGTTGAAGTGGTCGAGTCCAAGGACCACCCGTGGTTCGTCGCCTGCCAGTTCCACCCGGAGTTCACCTCGACTCCGCGTGATGGCCACCCGCTGTTCAGTGGCTTCGTCAAGGCTGCCCTGGCACAGAAGAACAAGGCCTGA
- the tilS gene encoding tRNA lysidine(34) synthetase TilS yields MINLTPWLNAPAWYIAFSGGLDSTVLLHWLADYASIHATPPLHAIHIHHGLQPAADAWPSHCTAVCERLGIELTVIHVQVAAEASLEQAARDARYAAFETVLGAGDVLFTGQHCDDQAETLLFRLLRGAGLRGLAAMPQQRPLGRGHLVRPLLNVSRVQLHDYAQSHGLIWAEDPSNADRAFARNFLRAEVFPLLQQRWPQASQALARTAGHLGEALGLLDELAQADLAVAQEGAPAMWSAVDSLDLASLAALSPARQRNALQYWLSLRTRLPDTRHWAGWAALRDAAIDAQPAWQLTDGKLERSHGRIWWLSGDWLQPVCGTLRWDKPGSPLPLPGNGSVSLQGAPEGDLRIAYRQGGEVLDIPGRGKRDLKRLLNETHVPHFVRPRLPLLYRGERLLAVANLPRLAQADCQLHWQPPTNAQGLS; encoded by the coding sequence ATGATCAACCTCACCCCTTGGCTCAATGCCCCTGCCTGGTACATCGCTTTCTCCGGTGGCCTCGACTCCACGGTCCTTCTGCACTGGCTGGCCGACTACGCCAGCATCCATGCAACGCCTCCGCTCCATGCCATCCACATTCACCACGGCCTGCAACCCGCCGCCGATGCCTGGCCAAGCCATTGCACCGCAGTGTGCGAACGGCTCGGGATCGAACTCACCGTCATCCACGTTCAGGTCGCTGCCGAGGCGAGCCTGGAGCAGGCTGCGCGCGATGCTCGGTATGCGGCATTCGAGACCGTGCTCGGCGCGGGCGACGTTCTTTTCACGGGGCAGCACTGTGATGACCAGGCCGAAACCTTGCTGTTCCGGCTTCTGCGTGGTGCCGGCCTGCGTGGTCTGGCGGCGATGCCGCAACAGCGTCCGTTGGGGCGCGGCCACCTGGTCAGGCCGCTGCTCAACGTTTCACGTGTGCAGTTGCATGACTATGCACAAAGCCATGGGCTGATCTGGGCCGAAGACCCGTCCAACGCAGACAGGGCCTTTGCCCGCAATTTCTTGCGCGCTGAGGTGTTCCCGCTACTGCAGCAGCGTTGGCCGCAGGCCAGCCAGGCCCTGGCTCGCACCGCCGGGCACCTGGGGGAGGCGCTCGGGCTGCTCGATGAACTGGCCCAGGCTGACCTGGCCGTGGCCCAGGAGGGCGCGCCGGCCATGTGGTCTGCGGTGGACTCCCTTGACCTTGCGAGCCTGGCGGCGCTGTCGCCGGCCCGTCAGCGCAACGCCCTGCAGTATTGGTTGAGCTTGCGTACCCGTTTGCCCGACACCCGGCATTGGGCCGGTTGGGCGGCTCTGCGTGATGCGGCAATCGATGCCCAACCTGCCTGGCAGCTGACCGATGGCAAACTCGAGCGCAGCCATGGACGGATCTGGTGGTTGTCTGGCGACTGGCTGCAGCCTGTGTGCGGAACGCTGCGCTGGGACAAGCCCGGTAGCCCGTTGCCATTGCCCGGGAACGGCAGCGTCAGCCTGCAGGGCGCCCCGGAAGGCGATTTGCGCATCGCCTATCGCCAGGGCGGGGAAGTGCTGGACATACCAGGCCGTGGCAAGCGCGACCTCAAGCGCCTGCTCAACGAAACGCACGTCCCGCACTTCGTGCGACCGCGCCTGCCATTGCTGTATCGTGGCGAGCGCTTGCTGGCAGTGGCCAATCTGCCGCGACTGGCGCAGGCCGATTGCCAGCTTCACTGGCAGCCTCCGACGAACGCGCAAGGTTTGAGCTGA
- the accA gene encoding acetyl-CoA carboxylase carboxyl transferase subunit alpha, protein MNPNFLDFEQPIADLQAKIEGLRLVGNDNSLNISDEIARLQDKSNTLTESIFGNLTSWQIARLARHPRRPYTLDYLEHIFTEFEELHGDRHFSDDAAIVGGTARLDGRPVMVIGHQKGREVREKVRRNFGMPRPEGYRKACRLMEMAERFKMPILTFIDTPGAYPGIDAEERNQSEAIAWNLRVMARLKTPIIATVIGEGGSGGALAIGVCDQLNMLQYSTYSVISPEGCASILWKTADKAADAAEAMGITAERLKSLNIVDKVIEEPLGGAHRDPAQMSESIRADLVQQLDMLGKLDNDTLLARRYERLMSYGL, encoded by the coding sequence ATGAACCCGAATTTTCTCGATTTCGAACAGCCGATTGCCGACCTGCAAGCCAAGATCGAAGGGCTGCGTTTGGTGGGTAACGACAACTCGCTGAACATCAGCGATGAAATTGCCCGTCTGCAAGACAAGAGCAACACTCTGACCGAAAGCATCTTCGGCAACCTGACCAGCTGGCAGATCGCCCGCCTGGCCCGTCACCCGCGTCGTCCGTACACGCTGGACTACCTGGAGCACATCTTCACCGAGTTCGAAGAGCTGCACGGCGACCGTCACTTCTCCGACGATGCCGCCATCGTCGGTGGTACCGCGCGCCTGGATGGCCGGCCGGTCATGGTCATCGGCCACCAGAAGGGCCGTGAAGTGCGCGAAAAGGTTCGCCGCAACTTCGGCATGCCGCGCCCTGAAGGCTACCGCAAGGCTTGCCGCCTGATGGAAATGGCCGAACGCTTCAAGATGCCGATCCTGACCTTCATCGACACCCCGGGTGCATACCCAGGCATCGACGCGGAAGAACGCAACCAGAGCGAAGCGATCGCCTGGAACCTGCGTGTCATGGCGCGCCTGAAGACGCCGATCATCGCCACCGTCATCGGTGAAGGTGGTTCCGGCGGTGCACTGGCCATCGGTGTGTGCGACCAGCTGAACATGCTGCAGTACTCCACCTACTCGGTGATCTCGCCGGAGGGTTGCGCCTCGATCCTGTGGAAAACCGCCGACAAGGCCGCCGACGCTGCCGAGGCCATGGGCATCACCGCCGAGCGCCTGAAAAGCCTGAACATCGTCGACAAGGTCATCGAGGAACCGCTGGGCGGTGCCCACCGTGACCCGGCGCAGATGTCCGAAAGCATTCGCGCTGACCTGGTTCAGCAGCTGGACATGCTCGGCAAGCTCGATAACGACACGCTGCTGGCCCGTCGTTATGAGCGCCTGATGAGCTACGGCCTCTGA
- the dnaE gene encoding DNA polymerase III subunit alpha: protein MSVPFVHLRVHSEFSLVDGLVRIKPLAKALAGMNMPAVAITDQSNMCALVKFYKTAMGAGIKPICGADLWLAGVDPEAPLSRICFLAMNPKGYRNLTELISRGWTDGQRNGLVILQREWVASASEGLIALSAGKEGDIGMALMAGRATEAEALLHDWMGMFPERFYVEVQRTNRAGDEEYVHAAVALADKVGAPLVATNDVRFIKQSDFDAHESRVCIGEGWTLDDPRRPRMYSDQQYLKSADEMAELFSDLPDAIANTVEIAKRCNIQVQLGKYFLPDFPTPNGMGIDDYLRHVSHEGLEERLAVLWPKETTPNYEEKRQVYLDRLKFELDIIIQMGFPGYFLIVMDFIKWAKNNGVPVGPGRGSGAGSLVAYVLKITDLDPLAYDLLFERFLNPERVSMPDFDVDFCMDGRDRVIDYVADAYGRNAVSQIITFGTMAAKAVVRDVARVQGKSYGLADRLSKMIPFEVGMTLEKAYEQEEILRDFLKGDEDAREIWEMALKLEGVTRGTGKHAGGVVIAPTKLTDFSPIACDEEGGGLVTQFDKDDVEAAGLVKFDFLGLRTLTIIKWAMETINREQAKNNLPDVNIDFIPLDDRKTYELLQKAETTAVFQLESRGMKELIKKLKPDCLEDLIALVALFRPGPLQSGMVDDFINRKHGRAELAYPHSDYQYEGLKPVLAPTYGIILYQEQVMQIAQVMAGYTLGGADMLRRAMGKKKPEEMAKQRGGFIEGCVANNIDADLAGNIFDLVEKFAGYGFNKSHSAAYGLVSYQTAWLKTHYPAPFMAAVLSADMHNTDKVVVLIEEVRSMKLRLDAPDVNASEFKFTVNDDGRIIYGLGAIKGVGEGPVEAIVEARAQGGPFKDLFDFCERVDLKRVNKRTLDALIRSGALDRLGPHFHDEIKAYHASIDINRATLLSALEEAIKAAEQTARTADSGHVDLFGGLFVEADSDVYANHRKVRELTLKERLKGEKDTLGVYLTGHPIDEYEGEIRRFARQRIIDLKPSRETQTIAGMIIAMRVMKNKKGDKMGFVTLDDRSGRIEASLFADAFMGAQALLQNDAMVVVEGEVSNDDFSGGLRLRVKQVMTMEDARTKLAESLRLKITHDALKGDRLNWLGELITRHRGGCPITLEYTGSDAKAMLQFGDQWSIDPADGLIQALRDQFGRENVFLQYR, encoded by the coding sequence ATGTCGGTTCCCTTCGTTCACCTGCGCGTCCACTCCGAATTCTCGCTGGTCGACGGCCTGGTGCGGATCAAACCGCTGGCCAAGGCGCTGGCCGGGATGAACATGCCCGCGGTGGCGATCACCGACCAGAGCAACATGTGTGCGCTGGTGAAGTTCTACAAGACCGCCATGGGCGCGGGCATCAAGCCGATCTGCGGTGCTGACCTGTGGCTGGCCGGTGTCGACCCTGAAGCGCCGCTGTCGCGTATCTGCTTCCTGGCGATGAACCCCAAGGGTTACCGCAACCTTACCGAGCTGATCTCCCGAGGCTGGACTGACGGCCAACGCAATGGCCTGGTGATTCTTCAGCGTGAATGGGTCGCCTCGGCCAGCGAAGGCCTGATTGCCCTGTCTGCTGGCAAGGAGGGCGATATCGGTATGGCGCTGATGGCCGGCCGTGCCACTGAGGCCGAGGCGCTGCTACACGACTGGATGGGCATGTTCCCCGAGCGGTTTTACGTCGAGGTGCAGCGCACCAATCGTGCCGGTGACGAAGAGTACGTGCACGCTGCAGTGGCCCTGGCCGACAAGGTCGGCGCGCCGCTGGTGGCCACCAATGATGTGCGCTTTATCAAGCAATCGGACTTCGACGCCCACGAAAGCCGGGTGTGCATCGGTGAAGGCTGGACCCTGGACGACCCGCGTCGCCCGCGCATGTACAGCGACCAGCAGTACCTCAAAAGCGCGGATGAAATGGCCGAGCTGTTCAGCGACCTGCCCGACGCCATCGCCAACACCGTCGAGATCGCCAAGCGCTGCAACATACAGGTACAGCTGGGCAAGTACTTCCTGCCGGATTTCCCCACGCCCAATGGCATGGGCATCGACGACTACTTGCGCCATGTCTCGCACGAAGGCCTGGAGGAGCGCCTGGCAGTGCTCTGGCCCAAGGAGACCACGCCCAATTACGAAGAGAAGCGCCAGGTCTATCTGGACCGCCTGAAATTCGAACTGGACATCATCATCCAGATGGGTTTCCCCGGTTACTTCCTGATCGTTATGGACTTCATCAAGTGGGCCAAGAACAACGGCGTGCCGGTAGGCCCTGGCCGTGGTTCGGGTGCCGGCTCGCTGGTGGCCTACGTACTGAAGATCACCGACCTCGATCCTCTGGCCTATGACCTGCTGTTCGAACGTTTCCTGAACCCTGAACGTGTTTCCATGCCCGACTTCGACGTCGACTTCTGCATGGATGGCCGGGACCGGGTGATCGACTACGTGGCCGACGCCTACGGGCGCAACGCGGTCAGCCAGATCATCACCTTCGGGACCATGGCCGCCAAGGCGGTGGTACGCGACGTGGCGCGGGTGCAAGGCAAGTCCTATGGCCTGGCTGACCGTCTGTCGAAGATGATCCCGTTCGAAGTGGGCATGACCCTGGAGAAGGCCTACGAGCAGGAAGAGATCCTGCGCGACTTCCTCAAGGGCGACGAAGACGCCCGCGAAATCTGGGAAATGGCGCTCAAGCTCGAAGGTGTCACCCGTGGTACCGGCAAGCACGCCGGTGGTGTGGTCATCGCCCCGACCAAGCTCACCGATTTTTCGCCGATCGCCTGTGACGAAGAGGGCGGCGGCCTGGTGACCCAGTTCGACAAGGACGATGTCGAGGCCGCCGGCCTGGTCAAGTTCGACTTCCTTGGCCTGCGTACCCTGACCATCATCAAGTGGGCCATGGAGACGATCAACCGCGAGCAGGCCAAGAACAACCTGCCCGACGTCAACATCGACTTCATCCCGCTGGACGATCGCAAGACCTACGAGTTGCTGCAGAAGGCCGAAACCACGGCGGTGTTCCAGCTCGAGTCGCGGGGCATGAAAGAGCTGATCAAAAAGCTCAAGCCTGACTGCCTGGAAGACCTCATCGCACTGGTGGCGTTGTTCCGCCCAGGCCCCCTGCAATCGGGCATGGTGGACGACTTCATCAACCGCAAGCACGGCCGCGCCGAACTTGCCTACCCACACTCGGACTACCAGTACGAAGGCCTCAAGCCTGTTCTTGCGCCGACCTACGGCATCATCCTGTATCAGGAGCAGGTGATGCAGATTGCGCAGGTCATGGCGGGGTACACCCTGGGCGGCGCCGACATGCTGCGCCGTGCCATGGGTAAGAAAAAGCCTGAAGAAATGGCCAAGCAGCGCGGCGGTTTCATCGAGGGTTGTGTGGCCAACAACATCGATGCAGACCTCGCCGGCAACATCTTCGACCTGGTGGAAAAGTTCGCCGGTTACGGCTTCAACAAGTCCCACTCGGCGGCCTACGGCCTGGTGTCTTACCAGACCGCCTGGCTCAAGACTCATTACCCGGCGCCGTTCATGGCCGCGGTGTTGTCAGCGGACATGCACAACACCGACAAAGTGGTGGTGCTGATCGAAGAAGTGCGCAGCATGAAGCTGCGCCTCGATGCCCCGGACGTGAATGCCTCGGAGTTCAAGTTCACGGTCAATGACGACGGCCGCATCATCTATGGCCTTGGCGCTATCAAAGGCGTGGGTGAAGGCCCGGTGGAGGCGATTGTCGAGGCACGCGCCCAGGGTGGCCCGTTCAAGGATCTGTTCGACTTCTGTGAGCGGGTCGACCTCAAGCGGGTGAACAAACGTACACTCGATGCGCTGATCCGCAGTGGCGCACTGGATCGGCTGGGCCCGCACTTCCATGATGAGATCAAGGCGTACCACGCCAGTATCGACATCAATCGCGCGACCTTGCTGTCGGCCCTCGAAGAGGCGATCAAGGCTGCAGAGCAGACCGCACGCACCGCTGATAGCGGCCACGTGGACCTGTTCGGCGGGCTGTTCGTCGAGGCGGACTCCGATGTCTACGCCAACCACCGCAAGGTGCGTGAACTGACGCTCAAGGAGCGCCTGAAGGGCGAGAAGGATACCCTTGGCGTGTACCTCACCGGCCACCCGATCGATGAGTATGAAGGGGAAATCCGCCGGTTCGCCCGCCAGCGCATCATCGACCTGAAACCCTCCCGCGAAACGCAGACGATCGCCGGGATGATAATTGCGATGCGGGTGATGAAGAACAAGAAGGGCGACAAGATGGGGTTTGTCACCCTCGATGACCGCTCCGGGCGCATCGAAGCCTCATTGTTCGCCGATGCCTTCATGGGCGCTCAGGCGTTGTTGCAGAACGATGCCATGGTCGTGGTCGAGGGTGAGGTCAGCAACGACGACTTCTCCGGTGGCCTGCGCCTGCGCGTCAAGCAGGTGATGACCATGGAAGATGCCCGTACCAAGCTTGCCGAGAGCCTGCGGCTGAAGATCACCCACGATGCCCTCAAGGGCGACCGCCTGAACTGGCTGGGCGAGCTGATCACCCGCCATCGCGGTGGTTGCCCGATCACCCTCGAGTACACCGGCAGCGACGCCAAGGCGATGCTGCAGTTCGGCGACCAGTGGTCGATCGACCCGGCCGATGGCTTGATTCAGGCGCTGCGTGACCAGTTCGGGCGTGAGAACGTCTTCCTGCAATATCGTTGA
- the rnhB gene encoding ribonuclease HII yields MQIGLDFNLVEDLVAGVDEVGRGPLCGAVVTAAVILDPARPILGLNDSKKLTEAKREALFDEICAKALSFCIARAEVEEIDRLNILQATMLAMQRAVEGLSVTPRLALIDGNRCPKLSVPAAPVIKGDSQVPAIAAASILAKVTRDREMSAFELIYPGYGIGGHKGYPTPVHLQALARLGPTPIHRRSFAPVRAAWEAREGITDSLI; encoded by the coding sequence ATGCAGATAGGACTGGATTTCAACCTGGTCGAGGACCTGGTTGCCGGCGTCGACGAAGTCGGGCGCGGCCCACTGTGCGGCGCCGTTGTCACAGCGGCGGTGATTCTTGACCCGGCGCGGCCGATCCTCGGCCTCAACGATTCGAAGAAACTCACCGAAGCCAAGCGCGAAGCGCTGTTCGACGAGATCTGTGCGAAAGCCCTGAGTTTTTGCATTGCCCGCGCCGAAGTGGAGGAAATCGACCGCCTCAATATTCTGCAAGCGACCATGCTGGCCATGCAGCGTGCGGTCGAAGGCCTGAGCGTTACTCCCAGGCTCGCTCTGATCGACGGTAACCGCTGCCCCAAGCTGTCGGTGCCGGCTGCTCCGGTCATCAAGGGCGATAGCCAAGTGCCGGCCATCGCTGCAGCGTCGATCCTGGCCAAAGTGACCCGCGATCGGGAGATGAGCGCATTCGAGCTGATTTATCCGGGGTACGGGATTGGCGGGCACAAGGGCTACCCGACGCCGGTACATCTGCAAGCCCTGGCCCGCCTCGGGCCCACCCCCATCCATCGGCGTTCCTTTGCGCCGGTACGGGCCGCTTGGGAAGCCCGTGAAGGCATTACCGATTCTCTGATCTAG